The Taeniopygia guttata chromosome 13, bTaeGut7.mat, whole genome shotgun sequence nucleotide sequence tAAAGTGGATCTCTCTTACTCTACTTCAGGTGCTGGGcttcacatttatttctgttttacttcATGAGTTTTCTGCCACATTATTTCTCCATGTTAAAGCTCCTCTGTAGGAAGCCTGACCCTCTACTGCCTTGGCTGTTGACCCCAGTTTAGCATCATCTACATCTGACTTGTGTTTGCCTAAACCCCTGAAATACACCCATAGGCATCTCAGAGAGAACTTCCCAGATATAAATATAAGTGGTGGAGAATCTCTATGATGCCAGCCAGGCTATCACAGACCATCTCTGCtacacagaaaaaggaaaggattgGTGCTGGTTACCCTCTGTTCTTCCAGGGAGTGTGGAGTAGAACATGTCATCTTCAGTTGTCACATCAGCTGCTTGGGAAGCAGTTGGAAAATCTGGGGGAGAACTTGTTTCCACCATAGtcacaggaaaaatatattctgtcCCAGCAATTGTTGAGGGAGCAGAGGTCTCCCCTGCAGTTACTGCTGGAGACTCGGAGGCCATGGTTTCTGGTGGAAGGGTGCTGGTTGCCAGCAGGACTGTAGTCTCTGGTGCTGGCTGGAGATCAGAGGTTGCTTGAGGAGCAGAAGTTGTTTCTGTAAAATGTTTGGAGAAAACAGGAGGTTCGGTGGtcgtggtggtggtggtggtggtggtggcggTGGTGCTCACTAGAGAGGCTGCATGGAAAAAACACAGCCAAGGGAAAAGCCAGGTCAAAGCGTTCACAACCAACCCTGAGAGAAGCCAATGCAGAACTGAATAAAAATTATCTGGCTgctaaaatactgaaaatgaaGGTGGGAGAGTTACTATTTTAATTAGCTGAAAGCATGACCAGTCTGAGAAATTCACAGATTTAtagatttgcttttcttttatcaGTCTGAAACACCCCTCCTTGACCGTCTTGTAGAAAAGGGAGGGCCAGAACCTTCTGTGGTAGAACCCCAAAGTTTGAAAACGtagttattttgcttttcaatgtcctcataaaaatacaataaataaaacagcTCTGTTTTTCAGCTACAATCTTGTTAATCTTTGCAACTGGTTCTTTTTTCATGGCCTGTTGCCCTCAGCCTCAGAGGCAAGACAAGCAATTGCAGCGTTTTTCACCCTCTCACCCTCTGTTGTATTgtttaaaaaagacaaacaaatgTGCTGTGAACACCAATTGCGCTCtgtaaaaaccagaaaaaattgtttttcttctttgggGAGGGTGGGTATcatctcttttatttctgtgcaaGACTTTGCTTTATCCTGCAGCTCAGAAAGATAATAGGAAGGGGAAGAAGCCCTTCAATACTCTGAGACAAAATTTCCAAGTATGTGGATGTTGAGGACCCACCCTTAAGGGGAAGGAAGCACCCTTAAGGGTGGATCATCCTAATGTGTTTCCTTGTAATATAGATGAAACAAAAGTCTTCAGTGTTGGGGTGAACCtcaaatgaaaaactgaatttcattCCAAGTGTTCTTTAAATTATAAATCCCTTTTTAATTCCATCATCTTTTAAAAAGTCAAGCCAAGCTACACAACGAGAAATGCACTATCCATCTGAAAGGCAAAAATGCGTAAaacttagggtttttttttttaatctaaactGCATATTGACTGTGACTCAAATTGGAAACTGGTTGCAGATCTCCCTTGAAAAACGAGGAATTTGGGAATAACAAGTAATTTGGGGAAAACACCTTTGGCCAAAAAAGTGTACATAGACTCCAATTTTCACCACCctgctggccgtgtccccaaggtccccagccccacctctgGCCACCTCCAGCCGTATGTTCCTCTTGATGTCGTTGAAGAGGCCGGGGATCTCCACGCGGCAGCAGTACACACCCGCATCCTCCGCCTTGGCCGCGCCGATCGTCAGGGACACATCTCCAGTGGCAACGCTCCCGAGCAGGCTGTACCTCCAGGATGCTCTGGACATCACCCGGCTGCCACTGGTGTGCAAGATTTTGTCCCTGCACTTTGAATTCGGGCAGGGGCCTCTGCCCCAGCACATGTCGGAGATGTCCTTGGGCCGCGCCACCCGGTaggagcagggcagtgtcaCAGGCTGTCCTATCGTCCCTCTAACAACGGTTTCAGACACCGTGTGTGCTgtcagggagaggagaggggaggaattCTGTCACTCTCTGGTGGTGACACTGCCTACACAGCACAAGGTGTGAGCAAACACTCCTGCCTACGAGCAGGCCACAGCTGCTGAGCCCCAAGACTTCTCCTGCAGCCCGTGCCCCGAGGCACTACAGGCAACAGCCAGCACCTCTCAGGCTTTGCTTTGCTCCTTGCTCTGGTCCTGGCCAGATGCTGGAGGGGAGCTCATAAAATACAGCAGATATGTGGTGAGCAAAGCTGCGGTCTGTCACTGGCAGCCCAAGCGCAAACTGGACCTCTGCAAATGGAATTTGAGAACTCTGATCCCATCTCCTCTCCTAGGAGGCTGTTTGAAAGTTATTCAGAACCCTGTTGTGAAAGACATCTGGTTTTCTCAGCCCACCACCACCTCCTTTGAAAAGGAAATGCTGTCACAGCTGCCTTTCACTGACAGTCTCAAAAACAGGGTCCAAAATACCTATTCATGTGTGAAATTAGGGCCTAATTAAACTGGCAGAGCAGTGGGATCTGTCTGTAGGAACCTGTTCTCAGAAAGTGCACTGAGCAAGCATTGCCAACTAATCCCACTCACCTTGTGGAACTCTGTCTACAGAGAAAATTTAGTTGTTGGTGTTatactgattttaaaaagagtaCATACAAACTTTCCTTGTCCTCTTATTCTTTGTGACCAGCTTAGTTTGGTGTTTAAAGTCAATACCCACCTTGGCATCTGGTCTGAATCTTTGCAATCTATTATTCCCTCTTAAGTGTTTATGATGTTCCTAGATTGCCCTAAAACAGATTTCTTCACAAAAGGCATTACACAAAAAAGTTCCTAGACAGGAACAAATCTTTCCTGGTTTACATTCACCTGATCTGTGTCAGTCCTCCTACCTTTCCTTTGTCCCCATGTTATCATTTACACGCTGTGGAGCAGGAACTGAGGGACCTGGGGGAGCACCCAGACCTgtcctccagccctgcagatcTGATGTCTCATGGCCAGCTTGCTCACCCCAAAGAAGACTTGCTGCTCTGCTATTATCACCAGCTTCAGCCCTGGTTTGCCAAACATTTCTATTTTGCCAGCTGTTTGAATGCCTTTCCTTTTTGGCATGACTCCCAGGTAGCAAACAGATGCTTCCAACTGTGTCCATGtctcttttgttttctccttaaTGGACTATTCCCTAGGTGAGGCTTTAGTCTGTGGCAGGCTGCCTCGTGACTTGTTATTGGGATGACATTTCAGATCCGTCATTGCTTATCCCACTGGCAAGAGAAGACAACCCATTCAGGTTTCCACAGCTCCAAATGCTGAAAGAATAGAGGCGGACAAAACAACAGGCAGTATGGCCTGAAGGGCAGGAGCTTCTGCAGAGAAATGATGGCAGGATATGCCAGAAACTAAATTCCTGAATGCAGGATAAGGCTTTGCAAGATGGTGGCTTTGGCCCCTGGAAAGGGAAGATTCATTTGCCTTgaaacagcaaagcagagaaaacagCTTCTCTCTATGGAGACAGAACCAGACATGCAGTTGACCTTGCAAGTATTTCTGTGAGAGCAAGGAGTTAGTCATGAGCAGGTTAACACATATTTTTAAGATGGTCCACCAAAGATGTGTGGAAAGCCAGCTAAAACTGTTGCTAGAATTCAGGTCACTGCTTCTTGAGGAGACATGGGCTCATCTTCTGCTATTTCAGCCCATTTCTGcacagcacaaaagcagcatcaTTAAACAATCCTTTAACAAATGAAAATTTGCCGGCTCTTCTCTTTGAAATAAGCAGAGTCCTTAACTTAGTAAATAAATAACTAAGTAAATCATttgaaagaagaggaaagacaCAAGGCATTAGAGTATCTCCAGTTCAGTTTCCCTCTAGTATTCTTGTTAGAAAGTTACAGGTTTTGCAGTTTCAAATCCTCTTTCAATTTCTGTGAAGCTGATGTTGCCAGCAtctccctgcactgcagcagcctggaTTCAACAGCATGAATCCTTATTTAATAAGGATTAAATAACTTAAATAACTTTTCAGGTACAGCCTCTTCTAGAGACtgatttttccaaaggaaatagTAAATAGGAGGGAATTAACATGTCTTTGAAATTAAGAGACCTTAATTTCAGTAAGAGCAGGTCCTGAGACCCTGCTCTTACTGTGAGGAGAATCCTGCCCCTCTCCATGGCCCCAGCCTTGCAGGCATCCAGATTTGACCCAAGGCTCTGCCTGGGTGTTCCCACTGAAATCTGTGAGGTTTGTCACTCTTGGGCCCTTCATTAATGAGAGAGAAATCGTCTCCACATGTTTAATATCCCATCCAACATAGAAAGGGGTATTAATAATTGGTCAGATCATACAGTTGTACTCATATTTATGTACAGTCTCTCTACAACCGACCCTTGGGGCAACTGGTACTAAGCAGTTATTCCCACAGTTGCTCTTGTACTTGTCTTCTCTCCCACAAACTGGTCACTGGATGGACAAAAACATTCATCCTCCAGTCAGGACAGATGTttgataagatttttttttacccttgaTCTATTCCTGGAATAATTTTCCTACTTTGCAGAAGATATTTGGAATCTTTGCCCTATcgatcctttttatttttttcctcactgaagCTTCTTTACAGATGAGATTGCAGAGGATATGACagataaacagaaaagaagcATTTAACTGGCTATTGAACCTCAAAATAACACATTCTCAGCACGGAGCTGAGTTAAAGAGCAGGTAACAAAAAGCCATTCTCATCCTTCAGGAGCTCTgcaagggaagaaagagaataaGGGAACTAACACAGAGGAAACagcacacatttttaaaagtgaaaaaaccaCAAAGTTCAAACAGTATTAGCtcataaataagaaaatttttGAAGTTCTATATACAGTTATGATCtttttcactgttttgttttcacaaaaCAAGTGTTGCtggttttcatttgaaaacaacATTAGTTTCCTGAGCAAACAAAAAGCAGGTGAAGACTCACCTATAAAGATCTGTATCACCATCCAGTGAAACAGCACAAAATGGGACATTCTGGctgacagggacagcagcacagcaagtGGAAGAAGAGGAAACCAGACCTTATCCTTTCCAGAGTCTGAGTGACTCCCACTGAAGTCTCATTTCTCCATTTCCAGATTTTACATGCTGCAAGTGTTTCTCTCCTACGCTTCCGGATAGGAACTGCCCAAAGAGGGgatctgctgctgtgctcagtgCTGTGCAGCCCCACCTGGGGCACTCTGGGCCGTTCTGGGTCACACAATTTAAGGACATTCAGGTGCTGGaatgacagaaccagaggacacagcctcaagggaaatataggatggatattaggaaaaagttttctATGTAAAGAATGATGaagttctggaatggtctgcccggggaggtggtggagtcaccttccctggatgtgtttaaagaGAGACAGagtgtggcactgggtgccagggtttagttgaggtgttagggttgggttggactcgatgatctttaaggtttcttccaacccaaTAATTCTGTGAACGTGCTCAGATGAGGCCAGCTGAGCAGGTGGCAGGGACTGGAATGAACATCCTGTGAGGGGCAGCTGAGGAATCCAggactggagaaaagggggctGAGAGGAGCTCAGagctctctgcagcttcctgaggAGGGGACATGGACAGGGATCTCTCCTCCCTGGTAGCGactgacaggacacagggagaTCACTCCAAGCTCATGGGGATGATTCCAAGCTGACCAGGGAGATTTACACAGGACATTGGGAAGTATTTAGTGAGAGGGCAGTAAACCCTAAAAAGGCTTTCCTTTTCACCTTTCCCCTTCCAAGACATTCAACATGGTCCTAGCACCAGAAATTTCaatattctcttttctttgccaTTCCCTGGAACTCTTAAGGCCCAGTTCTGTTCCAGGGTCCTGAGTGGCAGGAACAAAGTCTGTGCTTTTACACCCCTAAACATTTGGCATAGTCTCCCCTCAGACTTTGTCCTCAGGTACGTTTGCTTAATCCCTCATTTGCCATGCTCCTGCCTTCTGCCTGAAGACCCCTCTCTTCCCCCAgctttgtattttctgtttgcaaagACAGCCTTAGAGGAAGTTGTTGCAAATGTTTTGTTGCCAAAACCACTTCCTTCCCAAAGAAATGGGACATCAGCTTCAAGAAATATATTTCACTCCTTCtgactgttttatttttttctgaccaATTGACAAATAAGTTCTCTGGAAGTTTTTCTCTGGAACAGCTGAGTAATAAAGCAAAAGTAATTCAGGGCAGTAAGGTCAGGAATGAAGAACTGCAGATAGACAAAATTCTGTGCAAATAAATGTAGCACAGTGCAAACTGGAGTGCAATTCCAAGTTCAAATGATAAAATGATGGGCTTTTAACCAGGCATTACACttttagtaatgagattttGGGCTTATCATGATAGTCAAGTCCATGAAAATATCGCCCTTCTGCTTGCTAGCActgaaaaaagcaaataaaatgttaGCAGTAAAGGCAATGAGTAAAATACTTAATTTGCTCTATTCTACCAGCTACAGTTCATACAAtagcccagccccagctgctctgtgaaCAGAACTAATGAAAGCTGAGGTATCCAATATCCTGGAGATTTTCTCCCTGCAATGATCATAGTTTCTCCCATTACTGACCACCCAGCAGTGGCTCTGAGCTGATGCTCAGCTGATGccagtgcagggagcagctgaatTTCACCTGGGGCACAAACTTGGGTCATTATTCAGCTATAAATTCCCATAAAGCTTGTCCAGACAGAGCTGGACAGTATGTCACAGGCAACCAGGAAAGGCACAGGATGAACACAGCATCCTATCAGATTTGCTTTCATAGCAAGGCTGGGCCAACAGCAGAGTGCATTGAAAAAGGCCATTCAAAATCCAAGTGTGCTGGGAAGAACCACAAACACACAGGTCACTTTCTGCTCTTGTACTGCTATCTAGTGGCTTCTTGCAGGCAGAAAAGGCAGAGGTGTCTGATGAGTTTTCAGCTCATCAGCTCAATGTGTTGCCAGACAATATCCTGGTGGCTGAATGGCTTCCAAGTGCACTTGCTTGTGTCTAAGGCTCATTTTGAAATGCCTCTTCAGAGATCCACTGACACAAGTGCAGGTAGCAAAAGCCCAGGGAGCTTCTGCCTTTGTGGATGTGTATCACACTGCATGCCCAGGGCAAAGTTCTTGCTCCACACTACCTTTGCAAAGTGTATTTACCAAGCAGTTacagagcagaaagattttGCTTAATTCAAGATTTTGGTTATCAGATACTCTAGAACTTTACGTGAAAAGTTGCTGATGCAAGAATTAGTCTGAATTAGTctgtaatattaattttaaaaatctttacagaCAAGCATCTTTTATGATTAGGAATCTTAAGGATAACCCACAAACTCCTTAAGAGCATGAACAGTTGAAATCAGATGATTTTGGAGATCCCACATGTCTAACTCTGACCCCAGTAGAGACTGATTACATAAAactgcagaaagcagaaattGCTGGAGATGTTTCCTGAGCCAGTTCAGAGACCAGATTAGACTTCCTCGAGCTCCTGTCATGGGATGGAGCCTGCAGCAGCAACATGCTCAGCCAGGCAGAAGGAAAGCATTGTCTGCAGCAGGGGCAGAGATTTGGGGTCAGTAATTGTTATTAGtaatcaaatgcaaaaatacagTCTGACACCAGCAGGTCATTTCTGGATTCTGTACCTTCTCACACAAAGCTATACATGATGTGAAGACAGAAAATGGCAGAGCTGGTTTTGTCCATCATTTTTCCCGGCCCTGGGATCAGTGATCACCCAAAATCTGTGCTCCCACTCTTCAGTCAGCCATGAATTCACCTTTACCTTTTCAGCCTGCTACAACAGAGACCCCAGGAGAACAGAGATCACAAGTGAAAATCCAAAGCATCTGGCCCAATTTGCTTTCcatttcttccttcctcagCAGGACAAGCCTTTTCCTCCTCTGGAGTCTGTGCAAAACCACTCACCTGCAAAACCCTACCTGAGCCAGAGCCTCTGTGAGCCCTGGGGAAACCACTGCCCTCCCATCTCCACCAGCTGGGACTAGGAGGGGTCACTTCTCCACTGACCCCAGATCCCCTTAAAGCACAACCAGATCGTAGCTTCAAGCTGTGTCTCAGCTGTTGACATAAATACTTACTGATGTTATGCCTCATTGCATtgttgaaataattttggagTTTAAGATTAACTCAGTGGCAGAAAGTTTGTGGTGAGTTTTTGCTGTGGCAGCAGTGTCTGTGTTGGGTAATTCCACACTGCTGCCTAGGATGAGCTTCAGGACAAAATGATTTGACCAATATTTGGTAAGAGTTAGTGtctctcctgcctgtgctgcttttctgctcttctcCCAATCTCTGCTTAAAATGTGTTCTAAAAAACAACTGAGGACAATTACTCTTCTTCTTAAGGATGATTTGGGTGTGTTGTCTCTTGCTCAGCAATTTATACTCACAGGACAGACTCTATTTATTTAAAGTAAACcaaagttttgttttgcagagaaTAAAAGATGAGGCACGTCACTAACTGAGGAGCAATAGAGGACAGGCACTTGGCCACAGATGTTTCCCATTTATGAGGTAAAATCCATCAAACACATTCAACATTCTTAGGAATTTAGAGTTGTTTGATATCTAGTGATGAGTGAAGGCAAGGCCAACTTCCAGCCAATATTTTGTGCAATGTCCACGATTTCTCTGCAAGCTAAGAAAATAATCTCATTAACTTTACAAAGGTGGGGGAAGGTTGTTCAGATTTTTTAGAGACTTTGAAGTGAGACTTTCCACACCAAGGGCTTCCCAGGGTAAAGGAGAAAGCCACAGGAAAACAGTGATGTACTTTGCCAAAAAAACTCACACTTAGTCAATTCTCTGCACACAAGCTGTGACTGTTCTGTCCATTGAGTTACTGATGCTGCCTGGCTTCAAGGATATCCCCTTGGGGGTGAGCAGCCATAGCTCCTTCAGATTTAATTCCAGGTGGACAGACATTCATATATTGCATTACTGAGCTGTTACCAGAACAGGCCATACCTGATTTCaatgaaaattcaaaaataagTGTTTATCAAATTACTAATACTGCCAAGATTGGCCACACAGCTGTGAGATTGCTTCTGCCCTCTGACGACACAGACTCTGTGGAAGGTGGCAGATAGAACCCACAGTGAACACAATTGTGCCCTTCTggcacttccttttttttttttttttttcccaacaagGAAGCGAGAATTTGAAGCGGATAATAAATATAATCATAACTTTCTTTAGGAAATGGAAAGTTCCACCAATGCCAGTTTTCGTTTCTGTCTCTGGAACAGGCTGataaagattttaatttaaagtgtaacttttatttgttttattattagGATGTGAATAATGCTTCAGTAGTGCAGTCACgttcagctgctgagcagagggagcagccagCATTTTGCAAACTATTTAATGTCCCATCAATGACAAAGACAGCCATGCATCCAGTCCTTAGTGTatgatataaatattttcctctgcATGAGTCTCTTCTTCCAGGGCACTATGGCTCCCCACACCTTGTGGCCTCCAAAATGCGACAAAGCTGCACAAAAGAGTAAAAAACATGGTGTTAAACCAGAAACAGACAATAAAACCACAGAAGAACAGATCAACCAGCTCattagaaaatgtaaaatatgtttAAACATGTGATCATGACTGATAGTGAATCATCTTTCCACTTATGAGACAATTGACACCCCTGAGGTTAGCAAGCTGCTTAATGTTGTGAACTGACAGTGACACTTATTTTTGCTTAATAAGTAACAAAAAAGTAGCAGGAGTTATTAGTTtctttttataatattttctattaacatgaggttaaaaaataaagccaaattATGTGATGGAATGCTCAgcacactgatttttttttctgcaactATTAGCAAAAGCAGGAACAGAAAACTTACCCTGCAGAAGCACTCATCTTCTTCGTGTTGTAAAAATATTCTAAGGACCattcagaatgaaaagaaagaaaaaaagaaagaaaaaattaattttgtttaaaccATTAGAAGCAAGTAAAATAGTAGGTTCAAAGATAAATTCAGGTGTAAGAAACTAAATAAGGGAccttcaaaaatgttttcaggaTAGGAAATTCCCATTGtgagcagccacagcacaggggcCCTCCAGGGACCTCAGGTCCCTGCCCTGAAGTGGGAGATGTGGCATcagccacagctgtggctgGACAGACCTGAACAATCCTTGAGTAAGTGCTTATGAGAAGTACTCACGTTTAGTGAGGAGCAGAGCCAAAATCAGGATGAGCAGAAGTGCTGCACACGAGCCAATTCCAATGTACAGCCCACGTTCTGGGTCCTGCTGACTGGCAAGTGATACAGATGAGTTCTGTCAAACACAAGCCAAGGAGCATTAGAGGAACTGACAGCAAGAAGCCCATGCAATACCCAAAGGCCTTCTGTGTGTTTTGCaattctgcaggaaaagcacaCCTTAGACCAAAAGCCTAATTTGAGCAACAGGACCAGTTTCAAGCAGAATCTCCGCAATAATTGTGTGAACTGTGCTGTTAAACACAGTCTTTGAGATTTTCAGAAGAACTGGAGTTATGAGAAATCCCATTTATTCAGGTTTAATAatatttggtgattttttttttaatgagtaaGGTGTCACAGCCTCCCACCTGTGCTGTAAGACTCAGAGgacacacagagctgcctgtTTGAGCCCCACTGCACGGGGAGTGCGGGGCACCCCTGTGCTCTCAGGTGGCCCCAGCTGCACTTTTGCCCATGTCTTGTCATACCTGCAGGTTTGCAGTCACATCCAAGCAGTCTGAGGggcctgagcagggagcagaggccTGAAAGGACATACAGATGTTGCTAAAGCTCTTCCTCCTCTAGAAGGAAGTATTTTATGCATGCTAAGcaggggttttttccctccctctgtAATAATGAGCACATAAGCACTCTTTCTAACCACTAAACATGTAGACTACAAAACAATATTCTGCTGCAATCAGACAAAAGCAGCGGAAGCGACCTGTAGGGATGACCCAGTAACCTCTCAAGTCCATCCACTCTGTCGAGGTGTGCTACAGCAAGGCTGATGCTTACAGTCTGAGGAGCTTCTGAAGCAGAAACCAATGGCCAGGTCCTTGTGACAGTGACAGAGGATTcactggtgctgccaggagctgagcAAAGGCAAGACAAACACATCACTTGCACAGAGAACAGTTCTGCCTCCACAGAGAAGAATCTGTACCGCTGACTTGGGACCCTGAACTTCTGTGTGTGTCAGCAGTCTGGGCTCTGCATATCATAAGAGGTTGGTGCCCTCAGAGGGCAGCACAAAACTCTGAATATTGAATAT carries:
- the LOC101233188 gene encoding uncharacterized protein isoform X1, which codes for MSHFVLFHWMVIQIFIAHTVSETVVRGTIGQPVTLPCSYRVARPKDISDMCWGRGPCPNSKCRDKILHTSGSRVMSRASWRYSLLGSVATGDVSLTIGAAKAEDAGVYCCRVEIPGLFNDIKRNIRLEVARASLVSTTATTTTTTTTTTEPPVFSKHFTETTSAPQATSDLQPAPETTVLLATSTLPPETMASESPAVTAGETSAPSTIAGTEYIFPVTMVETSSPPDFPTASQAADVTTEDDMFYSTLPGRTEVTAEFPGTLPSAEETSTSVLMEERTVVEVSVNRDGNAGEYEDRGDKFPSSAILIACVIVGSILFILMLLVWKLLDHQKRLTKFSVVLKEKTTFFPCEELLHHLHMGNKQGLFHAALRDTCEPSKYQWV
- the LOC101233188 gene encoding uncharacterized protein isoform X2, which produces MSHFVLFHWMVIQIFIAHTVSETVVRGTIGQPVTLPCSYRVARPKDISDMCWGRGPCPNSKCRDKILHTSGSRVMSRASWRYSLLGSVATGDVSLTIGAAKAEDAGVYCCRVEIPGLFNDIKRNIRLEVARASLVSTTATTTTTTTTTTEPPVFSKHFTETTSAPQATSDLQPAPETTVLLATSTLPPETMASESPAVTAGETSAPSTIAGTEYIFPVTMVETSSPPDFPTASQAADVTTEDDMFYSTLPGRTEVTAEFPGTLPSAEETSTSVLMEERTVVEVSVNRDGNAGEYEDRGDKVKPPFPSSAILIACVIVGSILFILMLLVWKRKHTKKFIVKSAGPPEETDKVFSGAEGENNIFSL
- the LOC101233188 gene encoding uncharacterized protein isoform X3, whose amino-acid sequence is MSHFVLFHWMVIQIFIAHTVSETVVRGTIGQPVTLPCSYRVARPKDISDMCWGRGPCPNSKCRDKILHTSGSRVMSRASWRYSLLGSVATGDVSLTIGAAKAEDAGVYCCRVEIPGLFNDIKRNIRLEVARASLVSTTATTTTTTTTTTEPPVFSKHFTETTSAPQATSDLQPAPETTVLLATSTLPPETMASESPAVTAGETSAPSTIAGTEYIFPVTMVETSSPPDFPTASQAADVTTEDDMFYSTLPGRTEVTAEFPGTLPSAEETSTSVLMEERTVVEVSVNRDGNAGEYEDRGDKFPSSAILIACVIVGSILFILMLLVWKRKHTKKFIVKSAGPPEETDKVFSGAEGENNIFSL
- the LOC101233188 gene encoding uncharacterized protein isoform X8 codes for the protein MSHFVLFHWMVIQIFIAHTVSETVVRGTIGQPVTLPCSYRVARPKDISDMCWGRGPCPNSKCRDKILHTSGSRVMSRASWRYSLLGSVATGDVSLTIGAAKAEDAGVYCCRVEIPGLFNDIKRNIRLEVARASLVSTTATTTTTTTTTTEPPVFSKHFTETTSAPQATSDLQPAPETTVLLATSTLPPETMASESPAVTAGETSAPSTIAGTEYIFPVTMVETSSPPDFPTASQAADVTTEDDMFYSTLPGRTEVTAEFPGTLPSAEETSTSVLMEERTVVEVSVNRDGNAGEYEDRGDKFPSSAILIACVIVGSILFILMLLVWKRKHTKKFIVKSDLCFSLQCWTTRRD
- the LOC101233188 gene encoding uncharacterized protein isoform X7, producing the protein MSHFVLFHWMVIQIFIAHTVSETVVRGTIGQPVTLPCSYRVARPKDISDMCWGRGPCPNSKCRDKILHTSGSRVMSRASWRYSLLGSVATGDVSLTIGAAKAEDAGVYCCRVEIPGLFNDIKRNIRLEVARASLVSTTATTTTTTTTTTEPPVFSKHFTETTSAPQATSDLQPAPETTVLLATSTLPPETMASESPAVTAGETSAPSTIAGTEYIFPVTMVETSSPPDFPTASQAADVTTEDDMFYSTLPGRTEVTAEFPGTLPSAEETSTSVLMEERTVVEVSVNRDGNAGEYEDRGDKVKPPFPSSAILIACVIVGSILFILMLLVWKRKHTKKFIVKSCHYRVQTALPYP
- the LOC101233188 gene encoding uncharacterized protein isoform X9 — protein: MSHFVLFHWMVIQIFIAHTVSETVVRGTIGQPVTLPCSYRVARPKDISDMCWGRGPCPNSKCRDKILHTSGSRVMSRASWRYSLLGSVATGDVSLTIGAAKAEDAGVYCCRVEIPGLFNDIKRNIRLEVARASLVSTTATTTTTTTTTTEPPVFSKHFTETTSAPQATSDLQPAPETTVLLATSTLPPETMASESPAVTAGETSAPSTIAGTEYIFPVTMVETSSPPDFPTASQAADVTTEDDMFYSTLPGRTEVTAEFPGTLPSAEETSTSVLMEERTVVEVSVNRDGNAGEYEDRGDKFPSSAILIACVIVGSILFILMLLVWKRKHTKKFIVKSCHYRVQTALPYP
- the LOC101233188 gene encoding uncharacterized protein isoform X4 encodes the protein MSHFVLFHWMVIQIFIAHTVSETVVRGTIGQPVTLPCSYRVARPKDISDMCWGRGPCPNSKCRDKILHTSGSRVMSRASWRYSLLGSVATGDVSLTIGAAKAEDAGVYCCRVEIPGLFNDIKRNIRLEVARETTSAPQATSDLQPAPETTVLLATSTLPPETMASESPAVTAGETSAPSTIAGTEYIFPVTMVETSSPPDFPTASQAADVTTEDDMFYSTLPGRTEVTAEFPGTLPSAEETSTSVLMEERTVVEVSVNRDGNAGEYEDRGDKVKPPFPSSAILIACVIVGSILFILMLLVWKLLDHQKRLTKFSVVLKEKTTFFPCEELLHHLHMGNKQGLFHAALRDTCEPSKYQWV
- the LOC101233188 gene encoding uncharacterized protein isoform X6 codes for the protein MSHFVLFHWMVIQIFIAHTVSETVVRGTIGQPVTLPCSYRVARPKDISDMCWGRGPCPNSKCRDKILHTSGSRVMSRASWRYSLLGSVATGDVSLTIGAAKAEDAGVYCCRVEIPGLFNDIKRNIRLEVARASLVSTTATTTTTTTTTTEPPVFSKHFTETTSAPQATSDLQPAPETTVLLATSTLPPETMASESPAVTAGETSAPSTIAGTEYIFPVTMVETSSPPDFPTASQAADVTTEDDMFYSTLPGRTEVTAEFPGTLPSAEETSTSVLMEERTVVEVSVNRDGNAGEYEDRGDKVKPPFPSSAILIACVIVGSILFILMLLVWKLLDHQKRLTKFSVVLKEKTTFFPCEELLHHLHMGNKQGLFHAALRDTCEPSKYQWV
- the LOC101233188 gene encoding uncharacterized protein isoform X5; its protein translation is MSHFVLFHWMVIQIFIAHTVSETVVRGTIGQPVTLPCSYRVARPKDISDMCWGRGPCPNSKCRDKILHTSGSRVMSRASWRYSLLGSVATGDVSLTIGAAKAEDAGVYCCRVEIPGLFNDIKRNIRLEVARASLVSTTATTTTTTTTTTEPPVFSKHFTETTSAPQATSDLQPAPETTVLLATSTLPPETMASESPAVTAGETSAPSTIAGTEYIFPVTMVETSSPPDFPTASQAADVTTEDDMFYSTLPGRTEVTAEFPGTLPSAEETSTSVLMEERTVVEVSVNRDGNAGEYEDRGDKVKPPFPSSAILIACVIVGSILFILMLLVWKRKHTKKFIVKSDLCFSLQCWTTRRD